From a region of the Neisseria subflava genome:
- a CDS encoding glycosyltransferase family 8 protein, translating to MSNITIVLAADTGYAEQVHTLMKSICTHNTGVNFYLMHNTFRKEWINYTNQKLAASGSRLNDVKIEMDFSQYRRLSHISDAAFFRLMMQHLPVDRALYLDSDMVVTQSLHDLFNLDMRGYPVAAVQDSYLARTDWNHPTGLHTTPYFNSGMLLADLGQWRKHNIAEQLLQTAATIDKAIPFGDQCFLNTVFQENWLQLEESWNYQTGARRFFQTYDLDEMFPLPDTAPPIIHYTTRAKPWLCDYGEIPFIEVYWQYYCADWPKA from the coding sequence ATGAGCAACATCACCATCGTCCTTGCTGCCGATACCGGCTACGCCGAACAAGTCCATACCCTGATGAAGTCCATCTGTACGCACAATACAGGTGTCAATTTCTACCTTATGCACAACACCTTCAGGAAGGAATGGATCAACTATACCAACCAAAAACTCGCCGCCAGCGGCAGCCGTCTGAATGATGTCAAAATTGAAATGGACTTCAGCCAATATCGCCGCCTGTCCCATATTTCGGATGCCGCATTTTTCCGCCTGATGATGCAGCACCTGCCCGTCGACCGCGCCCTTTACCTCGACAGCGATATGGTGGTTACCCAGTCCCTGCACGATTTGTTCAACCTCGATATGCGCGGCTATCCCGTCGCCGCCGTACAAGATTCCTATCTTGCCCGTACCGATTGGAACCATCCGACCGGCCTGCACACCACACCCTATTTCAATTCCGGCATGCTGCTGGCCGATTTGGGTCAATGGCGCAAACACAATATCGCGGAGCAACTGCTGCAAACCGCCGCCACCATTGATAAAGCCATCCCCTTTGGTGACCAATGCTTTCTAAACACCGTATTTCAAGAAAACTGGCTGCAATTGGAAGAGTCTTGGAATTACCAAACCGGCGCCAGAAGATTTTTCCAAACATACGACCTTGACGAAATGTTCCCTCTGCCGGATACCGCCCCGCCCATCATCCACTACACCACACGCGCCAAACCGTGGCTGTGCGATTACGGCGAGATTCCTTTTATCGAAGTCTATTGGCAATACTATTGCGCCGACTGGCCGAAAGCGTAA
- the dapD gene encoding 2,3,4,5-tetrahydropyridine-2,6-dicarboxylate N-succinyltransferase codes for MSLQNIIETAFENRAEINPNTVTPEVREAVLETIHQLDSGKLRVAERLGVGEWKVNEWAKKAVLLSFRIQDNEILNDGVNKYFDKVPTKFADWSEDEFRSAGFRAVPGAVARRGSFVAKNVVLMPSYVNIGAYVDEGAMVDTWATVGSCAQIGKNVHLSGGVGIGGVLEPLQASPTIIEDNCFIGARSEIVEGVIVEEGSVISMGVFIGQSTKILDRTTGEIYQGRVPAGSVVVSGSMPSKDGSHSLYCAVIVKRVDAQTRAKTSVNELLRGI; via the coding sequence ATGTCTTTGCAAAACATCATTGAAACGGCTTTTGAAAATCGTGCCGAAATCAATCCGAATACCGTTACCCCCGAAGTGCGTGAAGCGGTTTTGGAAACCATCCACCAGCTCGACTCCGGCAAACTGCGCGTTGCCGAGCGTTTGGGTGTGGGCGAATGGAAAGTCAACGAATGGGCGAAAAAAGCCGTATTGCTGTCTTTCCGCATTCAGGACAATGAAATCCTCAACGACGGTGTAAACAAATACTTCGACAAAGTGCCGACTAAATTTGCCGATTGGTCTGAAGACGAATTCCGCAGCGCAGGTTTCCGCGCAGTTCCGGGTGCGGTTGCCCGCCGCGGCAGCTTTGTGGCGAAAAATGTCGTATTGATGCCTTCTTATGTCAATATCGGCGCATACGTTGACGAAGGTGCGATGGTTGATACTTGGGCGACTGTCGGCTCTTGCGCACAAATCGGTAAAAACGTGCACTTGAGCGGCGGCGTCGGCATCGGCGGCGTACTCGAGCCTCTGCAAGCCAGCCCGACCATTATTGAAGACAACTGCTTCATCGGCGCGCGTTCTGAAATCGTCGAAGGCGTGATTGTCGAAGAAGGCAGCGTGATTTCTATGGGCGTATTCATCGGTCAATCCACCAAAATCCTTGACCGTACGACCGGCGAAATCTATCAAGGCCGCGTACCGGCTGGTTCGGTTGTCGTATCCGGCAGCATGCCTTCCAAAGACGGCAGCCACAGCCTCTACTGTGCGGTTATCGTCAAACGCGTGGATGCGCAAACCCGTGCGAAAACCAGCGTGAATGAATTGTTGCGCGGTATCTAA
- the aat gene encoding leucyl/phenylalanyl-tRNA--protein transferase: protein MKIPFLAPRDYRFPDPSYALAECDGLVGVSGDLDTGRLLSAYGQGIFPWFSRDGWFFWYAVAPRAVIVPENLRIGRSLAKTLRHKPYRVTVNRCFEKVIAHCANVPRPEQDGTWIEPAFQTAYLKLHHQGHAHSFECWLPDEQGEMQLAGGFYGVQIGCVFYGESMFALRPDASKIAFACAVPFLEDLGVALIDCQQDTEHMRRFGSQLMDFADFQTALKDLNAKPLKRNIECRVVAENLLQKIGGED, encoded by the coding sequence ATGAAGATTCCTTTTCTTGCGCCACGGGATTATCGTTTCCCCGACCCGTCTTACGCTTTGGCAGAATGCGACGGCTTGGTCGGCGTCAGCGGCGATTTGGATACGGGGCGGCTGTTGTCGGCGTATGGGCAGGGGATTTTTCCGTGGTTTAGCCGCGACGGTTGGTTTTTCTGGTATGCGGTTGCGCCACGAGCTGTGATTGTGCCGGAAAACCTGCGTATCGGCCGATCGCTCGCCAAAACTTTGCGCCACAAGCCGTATCGGGTAACGGTCAACCGCTGTTTTGAAAAAGTGATTGCCCATTGCGCCAATGTGCCGCGTCCGGAACAGGACGGAACGTGGATAGAACCAGCGTTTCAGACGGCCTATTTGAAGCTGCACCATCAGGGGCATGCGCATTCGTTTGAATGCTGGCTGCCGGATGAACAAGGCGAAATGCAGTTGGCAGGCGGGTTTTACGGCGTGCAAATCGGCTGCGTGTTTTATGGCGAATCGATGTTTGCCTTGCGTCCCGATGCGTCAAAGATTGCGTTTGCCTGCGCCGTCCCATTTCTGGAGGATTTGGGCGTTGCGCTGATAGACTGTCAGCAGGATACCGAACATATGCGCCGTTTCGGTTCGCAGCTGATGGATTTTGCCGACTTTCAGACCGCCTTGAAGGATTTGAACGCGAAACCGTTAAAGCGGAATATCGAATGCCGCGTGGTGGCTGAAAATCTTCTGCAAAAGATTGGCGGCGAAGATTGA
- the fur gene encoding ferric iron uptake transcriptional regulator, giving the protein MGKRAESAYYNGYYLTGILNIMEKFSNIAQLKDSGLKVTGPRLKILDLFETHAEEHLSAEDVYRILLEEGVEIGVATIYRVLTQFEQAGILQRHHFETGKAVYELDKGDHHDHIVCVKCGEVTEFHNPEIEALQDKIAEENGYRIVDHALYMYGVCGECQTKTKR; this is encoded by the coding sequence GTGGGCAAACGGGCGGAAAGTGCGTATTATAACGGTTATTACCTTACAGGGATATTGAATATTATGGAAAAATTCAGCAACATTGCGCAATTGAAAGACAGCGGTTTGAAAGTTACTGGTCCACGTTTGAAAATTTTGGACTTGTTCGAGACTCATGCCGAGGAGCATTTGAGTGCGGAAGATGTGTACCGTATCCTGTTGGAAGAGGGCGTGGAAATCGGCGTGGCGACGATTTACCGTGTGTTGACCCAGTTTGAACAGGCCGGCATTTTGCAACGCCACCATTTTGAAACCGGCAAAGCGGTTTACGAATTGGACAAAGGCGATCACCACGACCACATCGTCTGCGTGAAATGCGGCGAAGTAACCGAATTCCACAATCCGGAAATCGAAGCGCTGCAAGACAAAATCGCCGAAGAAAACGGCTACCGCATCGTCGATCACGCGCTGTATATGTACGGCGTATGTGGCGAATGCCAAACCAAAACCAAACGTTAA
- a CDS encoding outer membrane protein assembly factor BamE yields the protein MNKALCLAIAAILGLASCSAERVSNFPSYKLKIIQGNELNPRAVVSLRQGMTRDQVQLLLGTPLLRDAFHADRWDYTFNTSRNGIIKEQSNLTLYFENDVLARAEGDAIQKSIEAVQAGQNVVPTTETNAK from the coding sequence GTGAATAAAGCCTTATGCCTTGCCATCGCCGCTATTTTAGGTCTGGCCTCATGCAGTGCCGAGCGCGTATCCAACTTTCCATCCTACAAACTCAAAATCATTCAAGGTAACGAGCTCAATCCCCGCGCCGTGGTTTCCCTGCGCCAAGGTATGACCCGCGACCAAGTCCAACTGCTGCTCGGTACACCGCTCCTGCGCGACGCCTTCCATGCCGACCGCTGGGATTACACTTTCAACACCAGCCGCAACGGCATCATCAAAGAACAAAGCAACCTGACCCTGTACTTTGAAAACGACGTCCTCGCACGCGCCGAAGGCGATGCCATTCAAAAATCCATCGAAGCCGTTCAAGCCGGACAAAACGTCGTTCCGACCACCGAAACCAACGCGAAATAA
- the dapB gene encoding 4-hydroxy-tetrahydrodipicolinate reductase, whose amino-acid sequence MSALKIAIAGVNGRMGRVLVEAVNNHPDTVLSGALEHSGSEVLGLDAGFASGLKTGVAISDDVDAVLAQSDVLIDFTRPEPTLKHLQKCVEKGVNIIIGTTGFDDAGKAAIQAAGEKIGVVFAANFSVGVNLTFHILDTVARVLNEGYDIEIIEGHHRHKVDAPSGTALRMGEVIADALGRDLKECAVYGREGHTGPRDPSTIGFATVRAGDIVGDHTALFATDGERVEITHKASSRMTFAAGAVRAAVWANGKKGLYDMQDVLGLKNR is encoded by the coding sequence ATGAGCGCATTGAAAATCGCCATTGCCGGCGTCAACGGCCGCATGGGTCGCGTATTGGTTGAAGCGGTCAACAACCATCCCGATACCGTCCTCTCTGGCGCACTCGAGCATTCCGGTTCGGAAGTATTGGGTTTGGATGCAGGCTTCGCCTCCGGCCTCAAAACCGGCGTTGCCATTTCAGACGACGTGGATGCCGTACTGGCTCAAAGCGATGTCCTTATCGACTTTACCCGTCCCGAGCCAACCCTGAAACACCTGCAAAAATGCGTGGAAAAAGGCGTCAACATCATCATCGGCACGACCGGTTTTGACGATGCAGGCAAAGCCGCCATCCAAGCCGCAGGCGAAAAAATAGGCGTTGTCTTTGCAGCCAACTTCAGCGTCGGCGTCAACCTGACCTTCCATATCCTCGACACTGTTGCCCGCGTGTTAAACGAAGGCTACGACATCGAAATTATCGAAGGCCACCACCGCCACAAAGTCGATGCCCCAAGCGGTACCGCGTTGCGCATGGGTGAAGTCATTGCCGACGCCCTCGGCCGCGACCTCAAAGAATGCGCCGTTTACGGCCGCGAAGGCCACACCGGCCCGCGCGATCCATCCACCATCGGTTTTGCCACCGTCCGCGCAGGCGACATCGTCGGCGACCACACCGCCCTCTTCGCCACCGACGGCGAGCGCGTGGAAATCACCCACAAGGCCAGCAGCCGCATGACCTTTGCCGCCGGTGCCGTACGCGCCGCAGTTTGGGCAAACGGCAAAAAAGGCCTGTACGATATGCAAGACGTATTGGGTTTGAAAAACCGATAA
- the prmA gene encoding 50S ribosomal protein L11 methyltransferase, with amino-acid sequence MSYQQITINVNDAVAERLADALMEHGALSAAIEDAYAGTENEQAIFGEPGMPTEQIWQQSKVIALFGESDDAASIIEAAAQECGLNDLKYTGEILEDQDWVRLTQAQFDPIQISDRLWITPSWHEAPDGNAVNLQLDPGLAFGTGSHPTTRLCLKWLDTQLKGGESVLDYGCGSGILAIAALKLGAGSAIGVDIDEQAIRASKDNAAQNNVDAQFYLPDGLPQGQFDVVVANILANPLRMLGEMLAARTKQGGRIVLSGLLDEQVEELSGIYSQWFDIEPAEIEEGWARLNGVKR; translated from the coding sequence ATGTCCTATCAACAAATCACCATCAACGTCAACGATGCCGTCGCCGAACGCCTTGCCGACGCGCTGATGGAACACGGCGCATTGTCCGCCGCCATTGAAGATGCCTACGCCGGTACAGAAAACGAGCAGGCCATTTTCGGCGAGCCGGGCATGCCGACCGAACAAATCTGGCAACAAAGCAAAGTCATCGCCCTTTTCGGCGAAAGCGACGATGCCGCTTCCATTATCGAAGCCGCCGCGCAGGAATGCGGTTTGAACGATTTGAAATACACCGGCGAAATCCTTGAAGATCAAGACTGGGTACGCCTGACCCAAGCGCAATTCGACCCGATTCAAATTTCCGACCGCCTATGGATTACCCCGTCTTGGCACGAAGCGCCCGACGGCAACGCCGTCAACCTGCAACTTGACCCGGGTCTTGCCTTCGGCACAGGCAGCCATCCGACCACCCGCCTCTGCCTCAAATGGCTCGACACACAGCTCAAAGGCGGCGAAAGCGTATTGGACTACGGCTGCGGCTCAGGCATTTTGGCCATTGCCGCCCTCAAACTCGGCGCAGGCTCCGCCATCGGCGTAGATATTGACGAACAAGCCATCCGCGCCAGCAAAGACAATGCCGCGCAAAACAACGTTGACGCGCAGTTCTACCTGCCGGACGGCTTGCCGCAAGGCCAGTTTGATGTCGTTGTCGCCAACATTCTGGCAAACCCGTTGCGTATGCTCGGCGAAATGCTTGCCGCACGCACCAAACAAGGCGGCCGCATTGTTTTATCCGGCCTTTTGGACGAACAAGTCGAAGAACTCAGCGGCATTTACAGCCAATGGTTCGACATCGAGCCTGCCGAAATCGAAGAAGGCTGGGCGCGATTGAACGGTGTCAAACGCTAA